Proteins encoded within one genomic window of Alosa alosa isolate M-15738 ecotype Scorff River chromosome 24, AALO_Geno_1.1, whole genome shotgun sequence:
- the LOC125289215 gene encoding solute carrier family 12 member 3-like yields the protein MGHKLSKGNTRNIDIIPQGRFSISEEAPPRYMHNENAFPDVNRVKRATEMTHVSMVESGITDTSDGRHGSQQDARRPSLYRTIDVVPQLDFYANTFIGRQRRSRPSLEVLRKAFDDGDTASNAEGSGNGSLPGIPDVEGSVEGAKNAKPPVRFGWVTGVMIRCMLNIWGVVLFLRLSTITSSVGIILTWVIILLSIVITSVTALSVSAIATNGRVKSGGAYFMISRTLGPEVGGPIGMVFSFANAIACSLNTVGFAETVQKLLEENDVTMVDDLNDVRIIGVITVTVLLIISLAGMEWESKTQIIFFLVLIVTFVNYFVGTFLPPTPEKQSQGFFGYHREIFLENLLPEKGNHIAEFFNMFAIFFPSAIGILAGANISGDLKDPETAIPKGTLMAILSTTISYLAISATVGSCVIRHATGSLNDSFSLGNGSDVCEGVACNFGWNFTSCSHEVDCKYGLAVDTGALRMVSGFGPLIIAGIFAASLSSALAFLVSAPKVFQCLCRDNIYPYIGFFAKGYGKNEEPLRGYVLTYFIAAAFILIGDLDLVAPVISNFFLCSYALINFSCFHASTTNSPGWRPSFRYYNRWVALFGAVVSVVLMFMLTWEAALITFCIILFLFGYIIYKKPEVNWGSSVQASTYNMALSYSVSLSAVEDHVKNYRPQCLVLTGPPVVRPALVDFVGSFTKNISLMICADILMEDKTALTQRSTDNIVKWLNRRKVRSFYTVLNGDRLREGTKTLMQSTGLGKLKPNILVMGFKTNWRGCSPYSMEDYVNTIHDTFDANYGVCILRMMDGLDMTEEMVCEDNAAFEPDESPEQQSNNDSTGDNSDLGNCQPDHQIHSCQISTVFQTKQGKKTIDVYWISDDGGLTLLIPYLLTRRKCWRQCKVRVFVVGQQQTIEEDRKEMVCLLQRFRLDVHDVIIITDSERPPLAKNLERFENFVAPFRLKSREYEDDIIQPERTESPWRVSDKVLDALRMKSERKVRLNEIIRKNSRQAALVIVSMPVPQSDCPSSLYMAWLDTLTCGLHCPVLLIRGNQQNVLTFDCQ from the exons ATGGGACACAAACTGTCCAAAGGAAACACAAGGAACATTGATATCATCCCTCAAGGTCGTTTCTCCATCAGTGAAGAAGCACCGCCGAGATACATGCACAATGAAAATGCCTTTCCAGATGTTAACCGCGTTAAGAGAGCGACCGAGATGACACATGTCTCCATGGTAGAGTCTGGCATTACGGACACTTCCGACGGGCGCCATGGCTCGCAGCAGGATGCCAGACGCCCATCCCTCTATAGAACCATAGACGTGGTGCCACAATTAGACTTTTATGCAAACACTTTCATTGGTCGGCAACGGCGTAGTAGACCATCCCTGGAGGTTCTTCGCAAGGCTTTTGAT GATGGAGATACTGCCAGTAATGCCGAGGGCTCGGGGAACGGAAGCCTGCCAGGCATCCCAGATGTAGAGGGCAGTGTTGAGGGGGCGAAAAATGCAAAACCGCCGGTCCGCTTTGGCTGGGTTACCGGTGTCATG ATTCGCTGTATGCTTAACATCTGGGGAGTCGTTCTTTTTCTTCGTTTGTCAACCATCACCTCTTCAGTGGGCATCA TTCTCACCTGGGTCATCATCCTGTTGTCCATTGTCATAACCTCAGTGACTGCCCTCTCTGTATCTGCCATTGCCACCAATGGGAGAGTAAAGTCAG gAGGCGCTTACTTCATGATCTCCCGAACACTGGGCCCAGAAGTAGGGGGACCCATCGGGATGGTGTTCTCCTTTGCCAATGCCATAGCCTGTTCGTTGAACACGGTTGGGTTTGCTGAGACCGTCCAGAAACTTCTCGAA GAAAATGATGTCACTATGGTGGACGACCTCAATGATGTGCGGATTATTGGAGTGATCACAGTCACTGTGCTTCTCATCATTTCACTAGCTGGAATGGAGTGGGAATCTAAG actcagATCATTTTCTTCCTGGTGCTTATAGTGACCTTTGTCAACTACTTTGTGGGCACATTTCTTCCTCCTACGCCTGAGAAACAATCCCAAGGCTTCTTTGGCTATCACA GGGAGATTTTCTTAGAAAACCTGCTGCCAGAAAAGGGCAATCACATTGCAGAATTCTTCaacatgtttgccattttttttccttctgccaTTGGCATCCTTGCTGGGGCCAACATCTCTGGTGACTTAAAG GACCCAGAGACTGCTATACCCAAAGGGACACTCATGGCCATCCTCAGCACCACCATCAGCTATCTGGCCATCTCTGCAACCGTGG GTTCGTGTGTTATTCGTCATGCCACAGGCAGCCTAAACGACAGCTTCTCTTTGGGGAACGGCTcagatgtgtgtgagggtgtggcCTGTAACTTTGGCTGGAACTTCACAAGCTGCTCACATGAAGTGGACTGCAAATATGGCCTCGCAGTTGACACTGGG GCGCTAAGGATGGTATCAGGTTTCGGACCCCTTATCATCGCCGGGATCTTTGCTGCTAGTCTATCCTCTGCTCTTGCATTCCTGGTCTCTGCCCCGAAGGTGTTTCAG TGTCTTTGCAGAGACAACATATACCCCTATATTGGCTTTTTTGCAAAGGGTTATGGGAAGAATGAGGAGCCTCTACGCGGTTATGTTCTAACTTATTTTATCGCAGCAGCATTCATTCTGATTG GTGACTTAGATCTTGTTGCCCCTGTCATTTCGAACTTTTTCCTCTGCTCGTACGCGCTCATCAACTTTAGTTGTTTCCACGCCTCTACCACAAACTCGCCAG GCTGGAGGCCTTCCTTTCGTTACTACAACCGCTGGGTAGCATTGTTTGGGGCCGTCGTATCTGTCGTGCTTATGTTCATGCTGACCTGGGAGGCAGCCCTCATCACCTTCTgcatcatcctcttcctctttggCTACATCATCTACAAGAAGCCAG AGGTGAATTGGGGCTCCTCTGTGCAGGCTAGCACCTACAACATGGCTTTGTCCTACTCAGTCTCTCTGTCAGCGGTGGAAGACCATGTCAAGAACTACAG GCCCCAGTGTTTGGTTCTGACAGGGCCGCCAGTTGTTCGTCCAGCATTGGTGGACTTTGTGGGCTCCTTCACTAAGAATATCAGTCTGATGATCTGTGCAGACATCCTTATG GAGGATAAGACAGCACTTACTCAGCGCAGTACTGATAATATTGTAAAGTGGCTTAACCGCCGAAAGGTCCGTTCCTTCTACACTGTGCTGAATGGAGACCGTCTGAGAGAAGGAACAAAGACACTTATGCAG TCTACAGGTCTGGGGAAATTGAAGCCCAACATTCTGGTAATGGGATTTAAGACAAACTGGAGAGGGTGCTCCCCCTACAGCATGGAGGACTATGTGAATACCATCCA TGATACATTTGACGCAAACTATGGTGTATGCATTCTGAGAATGATGGACGGCCTTGACATGACTGAAGAGATGGTTTGTGAAG ATAATGCTGCCTTTGAGCCAGATGAATCTCCTGAGCAACAATCCAACAATGACTCCACAGGGGATAACTCAG ATCTTGGCAATTGCCAGCCAGACCATCAAATTCACAGCTGCCAAATCTCTACAGTCTTCCAGACCAAGCAAGGGAAGAAGACCATAGACGTGTACTGGATATCTGATGATGGAG GTCTGACTCTGTTAATTCCGTACCTGTTGACCAGAAGAAAGTGTTGGCGACAATGTAAGGTCCGCGTCTTCGTAGTGGGTCAACAACAGACCATTGAGGAAGATCGTAAAGA GATGGTGTGTTTGCTTCAACGTTTTCGCCTGGATGTCCATGATGTCATCATCATAACTGACAGCGAACGTCCACCCCTGGCCAAAAA TCTGGAAAGATTTGAGAACTTTGTCGCCCCCTTCCGGCTGAAAAGTAGAGAGTATGAGGATGACATTATTCAGCCAGAGAGGACAGAAAGTCCCTGGCGGGTGTCTGACAAAGTGTTGGATGCACTGaggatgaag tcTGAGAGGAAAGTGCGTCTGAATGAGATCATCCGTAAGAATTCCAGACAGGCTGCTTTGGTCATTGT gagtATGCCTGTTCCTCAGAGTGACTGTCCCAGCTCTCTTTATATGGCCTGGCTGGATACTCTGACCTGCGGCCTTCACTGCCCAGTTCTGCTCATACGAGGCAACCAGCAGAATGTGCTCACCTTCGACTGCCAGTGA